The Coffea arabica cultivar ET-39 chromosome 2c, Coffea Arabica ET-39 HiFi, whole genome shotgun sequence genome includes the window TATGAGTTGTACTCATTGCAAAAATGATTGCAAAAGAATTCCATGTTCTAGAAATACCTAGATGTCtccataaattaaaattttaaatgtacCAAAATGAGGGCATTTTGGTAAATATATCTAAACACATGCTACCCTCAGTTGTACCAAAAGCTTTAAAAGAATTACACaatatttcatattttcaaAAAACCCGTATCCACACGGTTGAAATTTAAACCCCCCTTTGACCACAACTCATGCTTATATAGTGTAACAATATTACATCGtaaaaagtgctatagtaattattccaaataatctcaTATTCAAACAAACCCTTTAAATATGTTGCAACTTCACTTCATTTTGGGTGTACACTTTAAAAATTATTCCCTCCATCGCGTGAAGATAAACTTATTTTCCGTTTGTATTTGTCTTAAATTATAGacatatttctttttcaaaaggaTAGTTAATATATTGATTGCATAAAACACGAGTCATCTAGTGCTGTCTCTGTCCTATAAAAATAGGTTTCCTTCCATTTTTACATAGATTAAGAAGTTCTAGTTAATATAGTTAAGGCAATTATATTTTCTTCTGACTAGGGGTGTAAATGAGACTAATCAAACCGAACATCCTAGTGTTtaaatttgtttgattattttatcgagtttaaaattttattcaaactTGGCTTGTTTATTTATTGAACTGAGTTTGAACGAGTTTTTATTGAGTTTGAATGTTATTAAATATAAAATGTTGTTCAAATTTGGCTTGATTAGTTGGCGAACCAAACTTGAACAATCTCTTAATAGTTTGTAACTTGAACCAAGCCAAACTCGATTTGAATATCAAATAGTTTGATTCATTTTTCAGTCCTACTTTTGACTTTCCTCACATGCCCCTCCTTTAATACTAGATAACTCATTTAAATTAAAggaaaatttgccaaattggtccctaacattttcacaaaaaacttttttagttcctaacatttaaaatcagccaGAATAGTTCCTAACATATGAATTATGAGTCAGTTTGGTCTTAATGCTCGTATTTGCTCTTTTTCTGGCTAAAAATAGCACATTGGCATAATTTCAAGGGCAAAATTGAAAGAAGTCGTTAATCCATAATTTTCCAccattctctttctttctgatGGTTTTCGCCATATAGTAATCAGACGCCAAGGGAAGCCTTCATCCAAGAGAGATCCGAACCAGCTCTGCCATCTTAAGTGCCAATGCTACGTACGATGGCGATGACAAACAACGACGATCCCCCAGCGTCATTGTGAGGCTCATGGGACTGGAACGATTGCCGGATTCCAACCCGGACCCGGAGCCTGGCAAAAAGGTCAAGCTAAGGAGATTGGCATCGGAGTCGAGAGTTTCCCGGGATCTATTTGAGTATCAGTGCACTGATGGTAACAGCAATAACAACTTCTTCCAAGTAAAGCAGCCTAATCAACAGCAGCATTCTGTTTCACAAAATGCGAATGCGGCGGCAATTGGAAATAAATGTCCATATTCTAAGGCTGCAAGGCCAGTGGATCACAACATAAACTGGTATTCAACATTCCCAAGTAATAACGCCAATGCCATGTCCCAACAACCCAAGGCATTGAACAGAGGAGGGATGGTTCCATCACTGTGGAAAGCACCGCCACACCGTAGAAGCTTTTTCGACACTGCTAATGTGTTTCCCGAGCCAAAGCAGGCGGCCACGGTTTCCGTTTGCGAAGACATTGATTAGGCTGCTAAATGGCAAAAACCatcagaaagaaagagaatggTGGAAATTGTGGATTAACGGcttcttccaattttgcccttgaaaTAATGTCGGTGTGCTATTTTTAGTCGGAAAAAAGAGCAAATACGAGCATTAGGACTAAATTGGctcataatttatatgttaggAACTATTCtggctgattttaaatgttagagactaaaaaatttttttgtaaaaatgttagggaccaatttgacaaattttcctAAATTAAATGACTCATATTACTCAATCATTCTCAAAACTTATTGTTTTAGTTTTTCAATGGTAGACGCAACCTAATCAAAGTTACAAAGTTGACTAAgataaataaaaaagtaaaagtaCTGACAACAATGTACCTCAAACATGGATATGTTTGTAAACTGACAAGGAAATAAGTCTATAACGTAAGacaaatagaaaagaaaaatgagctATTTTTATCGGACGGGGAGAACATTAAGCAGCGATAAATTCAAGTATAATTTAATAACATCAGCCAATTGTTTAAATGGAATAATATGAGTCATGTTGCATTAATGGAGGAGTATACGACGAAAGTACTAAGTAAAAATAAATGCTTTAACTACATTAACTTACACTAACGGAAATAGGTTTATCGTTATAAGACTTAGGAAAGTAGACTTACCATGTAACGATCGAAGTAGATCTATCTTTGCACTTCTTCATCTATGTAAGCGTGGAAGCATGGAAGTAGGCTTATCTTTATTAGACTTAAGGAGTAATATAACAATATTTTACTAAAAACACCTATAGAAAATAACCCCATAATCAAAGCCTAAGTTTCTCAACTTCTTCCTAAATGCAATAGATACAAAGATAAAATGATAGATCAGGTACTAAAAATTTGTCTAAAGTGGGTTCTTTCTGTACTTTTTTCTCTTGAAATATTGGAATGTGACATACACGGCTTATTACGTGATGTACAAGCCTATAAAAGAGGAAATTTAAAAAACTTGCATTTTTTTGTACAGCAAGTACATTTGCTTTGTATAACTTGTGCTGCATTTTGTACATTGTGCTAAGTAATTTCTCGTGGAAATTGTTTCTTACCCATAAACATGTAGGGCCATTTAGTAATGTTTATGTTTTGTGTTCTTAATTTTTGCttcaaaaatttaacaaacaaaaAACAATAACAATGCTTAGTAAAATTGTTTGTGATttactagagagagagagagagagagaggaacaTTTATGTGAATGGACTTGTTTCTGAACCGTTTCTGAAACACCAAAAGTATTGTTTTCAACTGTTTACaaatcaagtataaaaaaataataataaatgaagGGTGTAtgttatttattcttatttacacTCTTCCACTATTTTGTATCCCACATTATCATATCGCACCTATGCGACTCAGCCACTCCCAGTCTAGACTAGGGGGGCTTGAACCCTACCTCAAGCATATTGTTTGCGCTCAATTAGTTGGGTTTTGACAGGTTCAAGCCGAACCCAATGAGTTGAACTTGAGTAGTACAGTACTCAAAGTTGATTCGAGTTAAAAAACTTGGACTCAAACTTGAGTTCAATTTTGTCTTGCCTTACTTGAGTTCTACCTCGTACAAATCAAGTTGAATCGGGCTTAGTCGAGCCTAATTGAGTTtaagaaatataaatttatatttatataataggcatatatatatatatatatatatatatatatatatatataggttgaAGCtcaattgggttgattaaaatcgaTGAACTTTCGAATTTCATATATTAGAATCAAACAACATAAGGTGcttgaactcgagctcaaacTTGATCAACGCGAGTTTGAGTTCGAGTTTTGACCGAGCATGCTTATGAGCTACTCAATTGAATTTGACTCATTTGCACCCTTAGTTTAAATTcttttataaacatatttttaggTTTTTAAATGTTTTTCATAGTTAtgtaaattgaagaaaaatataaatatttatagttATCATGATTAAAAGATGTAATGCACTAAAGTTCATTTATTTTTAACAAATACTTAACTATTTCATAAAAATTCCATTACTGTTAATATTGACAAGTACAACCGCACAAAAATTATTCATGTTTGAAGTTGATAACTTTGTCGGACCTTATGTAAGTTAAGTCTAGGGTTGAAAGACAAACCAAACTGCTCGATATTTAAATTGAACCTAATTTGATAAAGAGTCTGTTAGAGTTTGTTCTGCCGACCAATCAAACTAAGCCTAAATAACAATTTGTGTttgataaattttcaaattcgATTCGAACTTGGTTCGATTAGCAAATAAGTGAAATTTACATTTAAAAAGTTCAAATTAAAGCTCGACTTGAGTTCAATTCAATAAAAAGTTCAATCGACCTCAATCAAGAAACAAACAAGCTAAgtttaaataaaatttcaaactcatCTAAATAATGAAACAAACTTGAACACTAATGTATTCGGTTTTTTTAGACTTATTTATATCCCTATTTAAATTTGGCCCAAATATAGCCTATTGTTAATTGGGCTTAACTTTGAGCTCACTTACAATCCAACCTTAATTCCAGTGTTGTCAAAATCACGATCTGAATTGTAGGATCGTACATTGACTCCTATTTTGGAGAAGTCAAAAGGGTGAACTTGTGCCATAACCGGCTCCATTGACAATTCTATGCAACCTACTTCAATCCCGCACCAAACACAATGCACCATGCTATGTCCTATTTAGCATCTTTTCCGCACAGCAAATGTTGCTAAACGTacttattttcactttttttttttaaaatggtgTTACAATCAAACACCTTTTTGTTGTGCTTTTTTATATTGCATTCATTAAACTCCTAATATTcctgaccttgttgatctatcCAAACTGTTAAGTTCTGCAGGTGGTAATTTACATACACCGCTACCAACATGAGCTATCATGTCTGATTAACCAAAATAAGAGTTCATTCGGAAAAATCCCCCATCATTCCACCTAGGAAGACGATCATTTTGGTCCTGTTTGATTAACAAAcataaattttgtcaattttttttagACATATGATATGCATTTAGACCTTGTAATAAGTTACTTTATGTCTGACTTGATAagagttcttttttattttgtttttataaattataaatatttgcATCCATTTTATAATTTGCGAATAATTTTGCTCGAGCTAGGTCGGTTTCTTGAAGGTGATAGTTTTTTCTACATTGTTCTTTTCATTCTCACGGATTTCAAATCCGAAATCTcatgattaaaaaaatgtaaGTTTCTTCCACTTATACCAACATCGATTTATGATAAGAGCTCGTTCAAAGTCGTGCTTCGATAATAATCATTTAATGGGCTTAGATAAAATTTGCAATTAGGCCTCGCTAGAAAACTTAATTGGGCCAAGTCATCATTCTTATAAATTAGCCCGGTCCAATTGAGAGTCCTATAAAATCCAATACTTCACATCATAAATACCACCTGAATAAAAATATTTCCATAAGGTGTCCAGATTCTTCCCCATCCACATTTCCCTTACCTCTCCTCCTCCCACCCCCCAAacacaaactaaaacaaaagatatttttgGGGCAAATCCAATTTCATGGAGAATTGAGGGTCTTCTGCTGTCCTCTTCTCAGAGCTCTCTTCTAAAAAATTTCGCCTTCTCTATTTTTCCACTCTTTTGCCTTTCCCGCTATACTTTCCCTCTTTCTCCATCTGAAAATCTCAAAATGTTCTTCTACTAGTAAGACCTGGCTACAGCTTTCCCACCAATCTCATTTCCATCTTCCAAACCCTAGTTTTGGATTGTAAGTTTTCTGTCCTATTCTCACTCTTCCAAACACACGCACAAGCATCGTGTGTGTTTGTGGGTTCTTATGCCTTCTGTTTGCTTAGAACATtttgtttttacttttttttgtgGGATTTAGGGATTAAAGTGTATGTGGGTCTTCATATTCTGGCAGTGTGAGAAATGGGTTTCAGTTTTTTCTACAATCTAGGGTTTTATCTGTTGcaactttcaattttttttatcctcTGCTTTATTTATTACAGACATGGTTCTTTGCCATCAGGTTTGCTGCTTCGAGACTTTTGAGAATTTATTTGGGTTTTGAAGGTGTTATTTTGCACTTTGTCAATTAGGCTTGTTGTTTTTGAAGATTTGGTCATCTTAGTTAGTGGCTTGATGAAAAGGCTGGTTTCTGAGAAACGAAATATTTGCAGTTGTTGATGCTGAAAAGAGTAGAAAATTGAAACTTATTGCAATGTGAAATGCTTGATTCGAATAAAGTCCAGGATGTAAATAGTTGCAATTCCAAATATTAGGTATTATACATtcctttttgaattttgaagattTGTGGTTTTTTGGTAGGTGGATTGTAGAGGGGGGGGTGGTGTGGGTGGTTCCCAATGTTTGCGTTTTGCTTCAATatggctgttttttttttctgggttgcTGAAGGAGGCAAATTCAAATCTGTTACGTGATGGACAGTCATTTGAGATGCTATGTGATGTGGATTAGATGATGAGAAGTGATGCGTGGCATTGActgaattttatttgttttgcaaaATGGTGATAACTTATGTGTCTGTTAGGTAGGCTGTAAATGCTACAAGTTCATAAACATAGGTGCTGGCTACGTTAAGGACTGATAAGAGTGGTATATTATTGCTTAAGCgagatttatcattttagtatggaggaaaaagaaagagaaggaaagcCTGGCAGTCAGCACTAGGAAGAGAGCGTAAATTTGAAACTAGTGTTTTATGCAATAGTATCGCTTATATTACTCTTAATTGACACAAATGTAAATCCCGCCTGAAAAAATGGCCTTGGATGGACTGTGTAATTTTACCAATCTTGAAGAATTTGTTGGACCCCCTCTTATCTTCCAATTTTTAATTTGCTTTGTGTAGCAGTTTACAAGTCATTGAATTAATCTGGGGCATACTTAGCAAAAACTAATCATGGTACTAAGGATTCCGTGCTGTCATTGTGTTGAAGTAAGTGCCTTGACACGGCTAAATGGCATGGTCTAGTGGGTCAAGTCCAATTATAGATAAGTTTGGAGATATTTTAGCTGCATAAATGTCTAAGAAGTATGATACCCTCCGACATACATTTGATAGTGCTGTCACATGGGGCTGGGTTGAATGACTTTTAAAAGTTAACTTGCATTTTATGTTGTTGAAGAggatttttttactttttacctGTCAAGTGAGCCTTCCTAAGTAATTATGATGATTACTGCTTGTAAGAAGACATTTCTTTATTTCCCTTGAACACATACAAGTTGACAAGATATGCtctaaacaaatgaaatatcaGCCATTTTGCTGCAgaaaatttcttcttccttGCTCTCTTGCTTTCttaaatgttcaatttaatACACATTCTCATAATCCCTCAGGCAAGTGGTATGTCAGTTTTATTAATGCATTGTAAGAGATGTATTATCTATCCAATTTGAGTTCATCCTGATGGCGACAAAATAGTTTAATTGGGGGAACGGGGTGCTTGTTTTCCTGAGTAGTTGCTTGTGTGGTCACTGAAAGGAATGAAAACATGTAGGTTGATGCTTCTTTAGACTGAAATGCAATCTTTGCGGATTCAACCCCATTATCAGTAGTTGATGAATAATTGGAGTTTCATTCTAATTTTGAATTGCTGTAACAACTGGTTAGTTACCTGTCTTCACTTGTTAGTGCAGGTTTTAAATTGTGTTGCACTTGTAGCAGCTGTTGTTAGATCATTGGTTCTGCAAGGGCACATGAAAAATTGTCTTGCAAATGTGTTTCCTCTGCTTCTTTCCTCTCAATCTAACAGAAGGCGGCGCTTTTCAGATGGATATGCCTAGATTGCTGTGTGGAACTGGCATTTAGTTGATTCATTTTCAGGTAGTCAGATAAACATTGATCTGCTTTTGGTTGATTCTCATTTGTTTGATTTAGTTGCATCATATTTTGGttgtaagaaaaatatttttaactttcttttcattatttGGTTTATTTTTTCTGTTTATAGTTAAGTTGGAGAATGTTCTTAACTGGGATCTTCTTGGTTGTGCAGATGCAAGGTGTAgttctttcttaatttttggTGCTCTAGAAGGAAATGGAAAGAAAGtgatttgtttgctttatgtgGTCTGTTTAATGGGTGGAGTGTAAAGAGAAGCTTGCGTTCTTATTTACATCTATATGCAAGAAGTTGACATTTCTGCATATTATTGACAATGGAGTGTAACAAAGATGAGGCCAAAAGGGCCAAGGAGATAGCTGAGAAGAAGATGCGCAATAATGACTTTGTTGGtgctcagaggattgcattaaAGGCACAACAACTTTTTCCTGAGCTTGAAAACATTACACAGCTACTGGCTGTCTGTAACGTCCACTGTTCAGCTGAAACCAGGATATTGGGGTCAGAGAAAGACTGGTACAGCATCCTTCAAGTTGAAAGATTGGCTGATGAAGTGACCATTAAGAAACAGTACCGGAAGCTCGCACTTGTACTCCATCCTGATAAAAACAAATATCCTGGTGCTGAAGCTGCTTTTAAACTGATTGGCGAAGCCCATGTAGTGCTTTCTGATCGTGGAAAAAGGTCTATATTTGACCGTAAATTCGCAAGCTCAATTACATCTGCTCAAGCAAAGCCACCTACTCGCCAGGCTAATGTAAATCCTGCAGCAAAGAAGCAATTTGGTGTACAAAAAAATACTCCAAATGGTTTTGCTGCTCAGGTTAGTGGTCTGAATCACCATCAAACAAAGCAAGCTAATTCTACACCTGTGAAATCATTCTGGACGTGTTGTCCTTATTGCGATGTGAAATACCTACACTATACAGAATATGTAAACAAAGTTTTGCGCTGCCAGAAATGTTTAAAGCCATTTGTTGCTTATGACATTGCTGCTTCTCATGTGTTCCTGGGATCTAATCAGAGTCAGCCTGCTGCTCAAGGTGTATTCACTGGATTCAATCAGAGTCAGGCTGCTGCTCAAGGTACATTCCCAGGATTGAATCAAAGTCATGCTGCTACTCAAGGCGTGTTTCCAGGATCCAATCAGAGTCACACTACTGCTCAAAGTGTTCCCCGACAATACAACTGGAGTCAACCTGCAGTTTCTAAACCAAAAGACTTTCTGGCTCATGAAACCTACAGAACTGGTGTAGACAGAACTGCAGGATCAGCAACTTCCAGATTAGGACCCCAGGGCAATACCAATGGTAGAACAGTCGGTTCTGTTTCTGGTACAGAAACTATGAGTTCTATGAATGCTGGTTTGGGTAATAGAAATGTAGATAATGCAAATCCCTCGAGGGGTGTAAATGAAAGTTCTGCAATTCCAAATGAAGAAGTCATGAAGTCAGGTGAAGCAGCAGAAGTTAGTAATGAAAATAGGAGAAGAGGGAGGAAGCAAGAGCTGGAATCCAGTGAGAGTTGTGACACATCAAGTAGCAGTGATGTAGTGGACATGACCTTTGAGGAAATTGCTTCTAATCCTGCTGGTGAGCAGAGTTCTGGATTTAATGCTTTTCATGCTCCTAGGAGGTCCTCTCGTCATAAGCATCAGGTTTCCTACAATGAAAGTGGCAGCGACAATGATGACTTTGAGAGCCCTCCAAAAAAGCCTAGGAAAGGTAAATCTTCTTCTAATGGTGAAGGGCTGCAACAAGGTACTGCAAATGATACTCCTAATTTTGCTAATCCTGCAGACCAGAAGGAAGATGTTCCTGTTGATGGAGGTTTACCTGCTGGAGATGCAAAGGTTTGTCAAAATCAGGCTGCAGGGCAGGCTGCTAGTGCATCACATGGAGGTGCTGAAAAGGTTGAAATAATTGATGATtctgaatctgatgatgattcATGTCCAGAGTTCTTTCAGTTGCCCGATCCGGAGTTCAATGACTTTGACAAGGGTAGGGAAGAAAGCTGTTTTGCAGCTAATCAATTCTGGGCTTGTTATGATGATGTAGATGGCATGCCAAGATTTTATGCAAAGATCAAGAAGGTACACTCTCCTGGATTTAAAATACACATCAATTGGCTAGAGCCTGATCCAGATTATCCAGAACAGATTGATTGGGCAGAGCAGTTCCCTGTTGGATGTGGCAAGTTTAGACTTGGAAATCCAGAGCTTATTCTGAGTCGCCTTACATTCTCCCATCAAGTGCTTTGTGACAAATACATGGGTAAAGGCCCCTTCATGATATATCCTAGAAAAGATGAGACTTGGGCACTCTTTAATGGCTGGGATATTAAGTGGAGTACCGACCCAGGCAATCATAAGAAATACAAATATGAAATGGTGCAGATTATTTCTGATTTCGTGGAGGGTGCTGGCACCAAAGTTGCATTTTTAGAGAAAGTAAGAGGTTTTGTAAGCCTGTTTCAGCAAAGAAGCCGAAATCCAGCTCGATCTGTGTTAATACCGTCCAGTGACCTATTCAGATTCTCCCATCGTGTTCCTTCTTTTAAAATGAGTGGTACTGAAAAGGAAGGGGTTCCAGAAGGGTGTTTTGAACTTGATCCTGCATGTCTGCCTGCAAATCCTGATGATATATGTTACCCTCACGGGGTTGAGGTTgatgaaaaaattttcagtgCCAAAGCCGACGGTTCATGTTCGGAGGCATCCCAaaaaaacaagtcaaaattgTCTGAGAGTGAGATCACACCCAAAAACCTTGCGGACAGGAAAGGTGGTTTTGTTGGAGAGACATGTAAAGTTCGCCGGTCGCCTAGAGGTTTGAAGATTGCGGAGAAAGAGAAAATCCATGCCAGTGCTAGTAATGTGTCCGTTCAAACAGCAACTGCAATACATAATCATG containing:
- the LOC113727543 gene encoding uncharacterized protein isoform X2, coding for MECNKDEAKRAKEIAEKKMRNNDFVGAQRIALKAQQLFPELENITQLLAVCNVHCSAETRILGSEKDWYSILQVERLADEVTIKKQYRKLALVLHPDKNKYPGAEAAFKLIGEAHVVLSDRGKRSIFDRKFASSITSAQAKPPTRQANVNPAAKKQFGVQKNTPNGFAAQVSGLNHHQTKQANSTPVKSFWTCCPYCDVKYLHYTEYVNKVLRCQKCLKPFVAYDIAASHVFLGSNQSQPAAQGVFTGFNQSQAAAQGTFPGLNQSHAATQGVFPGSNQSHTTAQSVPRQYNWSQPAVSKPKDFLAHETYRTGVDRTAGSATSRLGPQGNTNGRTVGSVSGTETMSSMNAGLGNRNVDNANPSRGVNESSAIPNEEVMKSGEAAEVSNENRRRGRKQELESSESCDTSSSSDVVDMTFEEIASNPAGEQSSGFNAFHAPRRSSRHKHQVSYNESGSDNDDFESPPKKPRKDQKEDVPVDGGLPAGDAKVCQNQAAGQAASASHGGAEKVEIIDDSESDDDSCPEFFQLPDPEFNDFDKGREESCFAANQFWACYDDVDGMPRFYAKIKKVHSPGFKIHINWLEPDPDYPEQIDWAEQFPVGCGKFRLGNPELILSRLTFSHQVLCDKYMGKGPFMIYPRKDETWALFNGWDIKWSTDPGNHKKYKYEMVQIISDFVEGAGTKVAFLEKVRGFVSLFQQRSRNPARSVLIPSSDLFRFSHRVPSFKMSGTEKEGVPEGCFELDPACLPANPDDICYPHGVEVDEKIFSAKADGSCSEASQKNKSKLSESEITPKNLADRKGGFVGETCKVRRSPRGLKIAEKEKIHASASNVSVQTATAIHNHGKGGQIQSEFSPLKAAVSVSKSDKELEVQMQELSPCKSNSIHQSLSPSGKVSEDFHDFKEDRSEGKFKLDQIWALYTPEHKLPKMYGQIKKIGRSPFTLYVAPLESSLVPKSATQPACGTFVVRSGKVQPLETCSFSHLLKADSIVKNRVEIFPKVGEVWALYGKWDAESSLSELENCECHVVEILDCTDGRTKVLPLVPLKPYSKSLFRSPRRQRSGIETMHIEKHELARFSHQIPAFQLTSEKGGSLAGCWQLDRASVPRKLVPGG
- the LOC113727543 gene encoding uncharacterized protein isoform X1, with protein sequence MECNKDEAKRAKEIAEKKMRNNDFVGAQRIALKAQQLFPELENITQLLAVCNVHCSAETRILGSEKDWYSILQVERLADEVTIKKQYRKLALVLHPDKNKYPGAEAAFKLIGEAHVVLSDRGKRSIFDRKFASSITSAQAKPPTRQANVNPAAKKQFGVQKNTPNGFAAQVSGLNHHQTKQANSTPVKSFWTCCPYCDVKYLHYTEYVNKVLRCQKCLKPFVAYDIAASHVFLGSNQSQPAAQGVFTGFNQSQAAAQGTFPGLNQSHAATQGVFPGSNQSHTTAQSVPRQYNWSQPAVSKPKDFLAHETYRTGVDRTAGSATSRLGPQGNTNGRTVGSVSGTETMSSMNAGLGNRNVDNANPSRGVNESSAIPNEEVMKSGEAAEVSNENRRRGRKQELESSESCDTSSSSDVVDMTFEEIASNPAGEQSSGFNAFHAPRRSSRHKHQVSYNESGSDNDDFESPPKKPRKGKSSSNGEGLQQGTANDTPNFANPADQKEDVPVDGGLPAGDAKVCQNQAAGQAASASHGGAEKVEIIDDSESDDDSCPEFFQLPDPEFNDFDKGREESCFAANQFWACYDDVDGMPRFYAKIKKVHSPGFKIHINWLEPDPDYPEQIDWAEQFPVGCGKFRLGNPELILSRLTFSHQVLCDKYMGKGPFMIYPRKDETWALFNGWDIKWSTDPGNHKKYKYEMVQIISDFVEGAGTKVAFLEKVRGFVSLFQQRSRNPARSVLIPSSDLFRFSHRVPSFKMSGTEKEGVPEGCFELDPACLPANPDDICYPHGVEVDEKIFSAKADGSCSEASQKNKSKLSESEITPKNLADRKGGFVGETCKVRRSPRGLKIAEKEKIHASASNVSVQTATAIHNHGKGGQIQSEFSPLKAAVSVSKSDKELEVQMQELSPCKSNSIHQSLSPSGKVSEDFHDFKEDRSEGKFKLDQIWALYTPEHKLPKMYGQIKKIGRSPFTLYVAPLESSLVPKSATQPACGTFVVRSGKVQPLETCSFSHLLKADSIVKNRVEIFPKVGEVWALYGKWDAESSLSELENCECHVVEILDCTDGRTKVLPLVPLKPYSKSLFRSPRRQRSGIETMHIEKHELARFSHQIPAFQLTSEKGGSLAGCWQLDRASVPRKLVPGG